The Deltaproteobacteria bacterium genome window below encodes:
- the murA gene encoding UDP-N-acetylglucosamine 1-carboxyvinyltransferase — MDKILIEGGISLHGTVRVSGAKNAALPVIAACILSGGWHRLLNIPRLRDINTIKRIMAEMGVEFKEEDGALCVNTDNIRECEASYDLVKTMRASILLLGPLLARLGRARISMPGGCAIGARPVNLHLKALEAMGVEMFLEHGYINARVEKLKGANILFDIPTVTGTENIMMAAVKAEGESVLENAAREPEVQDLADMLRRMGARIQGDGTDTIVIQGVKELKPVDSHRIIPDRIEAGTFMIASALTKGDILIEGCRQEHLMAVMEKLRAVGAEIEVLKEGLRVKGPETIESVDIRTMPFPGYPTDLQAQFMALMCVARGSSIIKETIFENRFIHVSELRRMGGDIEINGNQALVRGRNHLLAAPVMATDLRASASLVLAGLVARGGRTEINRIYHLDRGYEALEKKFQNLGARIWRVRA, encoded by the coding sequence ATGGACAAGATACTCATAGAGGGAGGGATCTCCCTCCACGGAACCGTACGGGTCAGCGGCGCGAAGAACGCGGCCCTCCCCGTCATCGCCGCCTGTATCCTGAGCGGCGGATGGCATCGGCTTCTCAACATCCCCCGGCTGAGGGATATCAACACGATCAAACGGATTATGGCGGAGATGGGGGTCGAGTTCAAGGAAGAAGACGGCGCCCTTTGCGTGAATACCGACAACATCCGGGAATGCGAGGCCTCTTACGACCTGGTGAAAACCATGAGGGCGTCGATCCTCTTGCTCGGCCCGCTCCTGGCCCGCCTGGGAAGGGCGAGAATATCCATGCCGGGGGGCTGCGCCATAGGGGCCCGGCCTGTAAACCTCCATCTAAAGGCCCTGGAGGCCATGGGTGTAGAAATGTTCCTGGAGCACGGGTACATCAACGCCAGGGTGGAGAAGCTCAAGGGGGCCAATATCCTCTTCGACATTCCCACCGTTACCGGGACCGAGAACATCATGATGGCCGCAGTCAAGGCAGAGGGGGAAAGCGTGTTGGAAAACGCCGCCAGGGAACCCGAGGTGCAGGACCTGGCCGATATGTTGCGGCGAATGGGTGCCCGGATCCAAGGAGACGGAACCGACACCATCGTAATCCAGGGCGTGAAGGAATTGAAGCCGGTTGACAGCCACAGGATTATTCCGGACCGGATCGAGGCCGGCACCTTCATGATCGCCTCGGCATTGACGAAGGGGGATATCCTTATTGAAGGATGCCGCCAAGAACACCTGATGGCCGTCATGGAAAAACTTAGGGCGGTCGGAGCCGAAATCGAGGTTTTGAAAGAGGGGCTGCGGGTCAAGGGGCCCGAAACCATCGAGAGCGTGGATATCCGAACCATGCCCTTCCCCGGTTATCCGACTGATCTTCAGGCCCAGTTCATGGCCCTCATGTGCGTGGCCCGGGGATCCAGCATAATCAAGGAGACCATTTTCGAAAACAGGTTCATCCATGTGAGCGAATTGCGAAGGATGGGGGGGGACATTGAAATCAACGGCAACCAGGCCCTTGTAAGGGGCAGGAACCATCTTCTCGCAGCCCCTGTGATGGCGACCGATTTGCGGGCGAGTGCATCCCTTGTGCTGGCTGGTCTGGTTGCAAGGGGAGGGCGAACCGAGATCAACAGGATATACCATCTGGACCGGGGCTACGAGGCCCTGGAAAAGAAGTTCCAGAATCTAGGTGCCAGGATTTGGCGAGTAAGGGCCTGA